In Herbaspirillum sp. WKF16, one genomic interval encodes:
- a CDS encoding glycosyl transferase family protein produces the protein MFATANATAQLNFLFANYYAALEIAAAVVAVLILVSALDDLFFDLWYWARRLWRKFTIERSRTPLTVEQLREREEQPIAIMVPAWLEADVIAQMIEDMVAVLDYHRYHVFVGTYANDRATIDEVERMRVRYKQLHRVEVPHAGPTCKADCLNWVVKAIFAAERELGMKFAGVVLHDSEDVLHPLELKFFNYLLPRKDMIQLPVASLEREWFELVAGTYMDEFAESHAKDMMVRESVAGMVPSAGVGTCFSRKALKGLMSESGGEPFNVASLTEDYEVGTKLSQMGMQTIFARFPVKFTVRRKPWFFGDPERVAESTLEMPLAVREYFPDTFRQAYRQKARWVIGIGLQSWEQMGWKGSLAARYLLLHDRKGVITAFISMLGYVLALQFILFSAATTFNLWDVFYPPLLAGDGWWRTVLLLNALAMLNRAAHRFYFTAELYGWRHGLMALPRMVVSNFVNFMAVARAWRLFLLYLFAGRALAWDKTMHDFPTEGIAARPRLRLGDLLKTWQAVDEATLSRALEEQRRTHLPLGTVMVSNGWLDEETLAEALAYQERLPRVNLTREMVEQHAGELPHEVSARLRALYIGRGADGRPDAGLARVAVASALSDEGRAELEIALGRAPFAMVARESEIAAGLRLLRGQRNAFDRDQTEARVPLLGDLLIASGLLSRETFDAAMRRYRPERHGRIGDYLVNESVISRAAIEQAVGRQRELLAQGGASA, from the coding sequence ATGTTCGCCACCGCCAACGCCACGGCCCAGCTCAATTTCCTGTTCGCCAATTACTATGCGGCGCTGGAAATCGCGGCGGCCGTGGTGGCCGTCCTGATCCTGGTCTCCGCGCTCGATGATTTGTTCTTCGACCTCTGGTACTGGGCGCGCCGCCTCTGGCGCAAGTTCACCATCGAGCGTTCGCGCACGCCGCTGACGGTGGAGCAGCTGCGCGAGCGCGAGGAGCAGCCCATCGCCATCATGGTGCCGGCCTGGCTGGAGGCCGACGTCATCGCCCAGATGATCGAGGACATGGTGGCCGTGCTCGACTACCATCGCTACCACGTCTTCGTCGGCACCTATGCGAACGACCGCGCCACCATCGACGAGGTCGAGCGCATGCGGGTGCGTTACAAGCAGCTGCACCGGGTCGAGGTGCCGCATGCGGGGCCGACCTGCAAGGCCGATTGCCTGAACTGGGTGGTCAAGGCCATCTTCGCCGCCGAGCGGGAGCTGGGGATGAAGTTCGCCGGCGTGGTCCTGCACGACAGCGAAGACGTGCTGCATCCGCTGGAGCTGAAGTTCTTCAACTACCTGCTGCCGCGCAAGGACATGATCCAGCTGCCGGTGGCCTCGCTGGAGCGCGAGTGGTTCGAGCTGGTGGCCGGCACCTACATGGACGAGTTCGCCGAGAGCCACGCCAAGGACATGATGGTGCGCGAGAGCGTGGCCGGCATGGTGCCCTCGGCCGGCGTGGGCACCTGCTTCTCGCGCAAGGCGCTGAAGGGGCTGATGAGCGAGTCCGGCGGCGAACCCTTCAACGTCGCCAGCCTGACCGAGGACTACGAGGTCGGCACCAAGCTTTCGCAGATGGGCATGCAGACCATCTTCGCGCGCTTCCCGGTGAAGTTCACGGTGCGCCGCAAGCCGTGGTTCTTCGGCGACCCCGAGCGCGTCGCCGAGAGCACGCTGGAGATGCCGCTGGCGGTGCGCGAATATTTCCCCGACACCTTCCGCCAGGCCTATCGCCAGAAGGCGCGCTGGGTCATCGGCATCGGCCTGCAAAGCTGGGAGCAGATGGGCTGGAAGGGATCGCTGGCGGCGCGCTACCTGCTGCTGCACGACCGCAAGGGCGTCATCACCGCCTTCATCAGCATGCTGGGCTACGTGCTGGCGCTGCAGTTCATCCTGTTCTCGGCGGCCACCACCTTCAACCTGTGGGATGTGTTCTACCCGCCGCTGCTGGCCGGCGACGGCTGGTGGCGCACCGTGCTGCTCTTGAACGCGCTGGCCATGCTCAACCGCGCCGCGCACCGCTTCTATTTCACCGCCGAGCTCTACGGCTGGCGCCACGGCCTGATGGCGCTGCCGCGCATGGTGGTGTCGAACTTCGTCAACTTCATGGCGGTGGCGCGCGCCTGGCGCCTGTTCCTGTTGTACCTGTTCGCCGGCCGCGCGCTGGCCTGGGACAAGACCATGCACGACTTCCCCACCGAGGGCATCGCCGCCCGCCCGCGCCTGCGCCTGGGCGACCTGCTCAAGACCTGGCAGGCGGTGGACGAAGCCACGCTCAGCCGCGCGCTGGAGGAGCAGCGCCGCACCCACCTGCCGCTGGGCACGGTGATGGTCAGCAACGGCTGGCTGGACGAGGAAACCCTGGCCGAGGCGCTGGCCTACCAGGAGCGCCTGCCGCGCGTGAACCTCACGCGCGAGATGGTGGAGCAGCACGCCGGCGAGCTGCCGCATGAAGTGAGCGCCCGCTTGCGCGCGCTCTACATCGGCCGGGGCGCGGACGGCCGTCCCGACGCCGGCCTGGCGCGCGTGGCGGTGGCCAGCGCGCTGAGCGATGAAGGCCGCGCCGAACTGGAGATCGCCCTGGGCCGCGCGCCCTTCGCCATGGTGGCGCGCGAGTCCGAGATCGCTGCCGGCCTGCGCCTCCTGCGCGGCCAGCGCAACGCCTTCGACCGCGACCAGACCGAAGCCCGCGTGCCGCTGCTGGGCGATCTCCTGATCGCCAGCGGCCTGCTCTCGCGCGAGACCTTCGACGCCGCCATGCGCCGCTACCGACCCGAGCGCCACGGCCGCATCGGCGACTACCTGGTCAACGAGTCGGTGATCTCGCGCGCCGCTATCGAGCAAGCCGTTGGCCGCCAGCGCGAGCTGCTGGCCCAGGGCGGGGCATCCGCATGA
- a CDS encoding NfrA family protein encodes MRTTRPPFSSTSLLALLLASACAAQAQTQVIPLPLSGPAYQLAQEAYRAASRGDYRRAQAQLHEAIRLRPDAMALRRQLRETRELERNGAALRSAVRDAGYNDAGAAYRAYDAKRYEQAIALARRAVEKSPRNNAYWLLLGNALIETHAYGDAEAALAQGVDATRSGDAGPLRRRQVELRREMAAMQAAAVFRAQRDGDPVAELAAARRAVDYAPQEMPYRLMLAIALLRNERLQEAEAAADEARARDEWQAGPLLLRAYARLRLGHAEAARQDFLRARELARPDEQLNVRLLQADAELALRHPQAALDALADSDEFVGAEPARAAQLRQTRRQAQQDLARYRRAALAAADAAPLSARDFPIPALDCNPSGGDSANACRVVPGSLPRDAGYDRALLAYQAMERKDYAVAADNAGQAVALSPVNMDYRLLQLGALESAQRLQEAEQAATDALRQGASQDGSLLARRGALRERLGKVAGARQDYADALVQGGLPLETEIDLLARTGRQGEAREKFIAGRDAGALDELDDLQMAYLAARAGENGVAQQSFIRADAAGQLPDSALEDAGYTALHNRDDRGALDWFARSVDAADEGRIDKGAQQRFDTRRAISTIDREFGLTASLSRSGGGPSAGNGGRPGASSRDSTWQAGAEAYWRPFGYMDGRTVEVFGRVFQTLDDKSGGPTGAPTAQATVGARWKPFASQNIVVSLGRLVPLGSQSSADWLAQLAYSDGIGTDLRVDRPAWWTAQWYAEAGRYFRNPQTYGLASAQAGRSFRLDELSPNLVLFPHLTVNGDYNSLNGNKTAFGAGPGVNLRYWFRADRTHAPRSYLDVSLQYRVKIGGDDRAKGFFFTTTLSY; translated from the coding sequence ATGAGAACAACACGACCGCCCTTCTCTTCGACCTCGCTGCTGGCCCTGCTGCTGGCCTCGGCCTGCGCCGCGCAGGCGCAGACGCAGGTGATCCCGCTGCCCTTGTCCGGGCCCGCCTACCAGCTGGCGCAGGAGGCCTACCGCGCCGCCTCGCGCGGCGACTACCGCCGCGCGCAGGCCCAGCTGCATGAGGCGATCCGCTTGCGTCCGGATGCGATGGCGCTGCGCCGCCAGCTGCGCGAGACGCGCGAGCTGGAACGCAACGGCGCCGCCCTGCGCAGCGCCGTGCGCGACGCCGGTTACAACGATGCCGGCGCCGCCTATCGCGCCTATGACGCCAAGCGTTACGAGCAGGCCATCGCGCTGGCGCGCCGCGCCGTGGAGAAGTCGCCGCGCAACAACGCCTACTGGCTGCTGCTGGGCAATGCGCTGATCGAAACGCATGCCTATGGCGATGCCGAGGCGGCGCTGGCGCAAGGCGTCGATGCCACCCGCTCCGGCGACGCCGGGCCGCTGCGCCGTCGCCAGGTCGAGTTGCGCCGCGAGATGGCGGCCATGCAGGCCGCCGCCGTGTTCCGCGCGCAGCGGGACGGCGACCCCGTTGCAGAACTTGCCGCCGCGCGGCGCGCGGTGGACTATGCGCCGCAAGAGATGCCGTACCGCCTGATGCTGGCCATCGCCCTGCTGCGCAACGAGCGCCTGCAGGAGGCCGAGGCCGCCGCCGACGAAGCCCGCGCGCGCGACGAATGGCAAGCCGGCCCGCTGCTGCTGCGCGCCTATGCGCGCCTGCGCCTGGGCCACGCCGAGGCGGCGCGGCAAGACTTCCTGCGCGCGCGCGAGCTGGCGCGCCCCGATGAACAATTGAACGTACGCCTCCTGCAGGCCGACGCCGAACTTGCCCTGCGCCATCCGCAAGCCGCGCTCGATGCGTTGGCCGATAGCGACGAATTCGTCGGCGCCGAACCGGCGCGCGCGGCGCAGCTGCGGCAGACGCGCCGGCAGGCGCAGCAAGACCTGGCGCGCTATCGTCGCGCCGCCTTGGCGGCGGCCGACGCCGCGCCATTGTCGGCGCGCGACTTCCCGATCCCTGCGCTGGACTGCAACCCGTCCGGCGGCGACAGCGCCAACGCTTGCCGCGTCGTGCCCGGTTCGCTGCCGCGCGACGCCGGCTACGACCGCGCCTTGCTGGCCTACCAGGCCATGGAGCGCAAGGACTATGCCGTTGCCGCCGACAACGCCGGCCAGGCCGTCGCGCTCTCGCCGGTCAACATGGACTATCGCCTGCTGCAACTGGGCGCGCTGGAATCCGCGCAGCGCCTGCAAGAGGCCGAGCAGGCCGCGACCGACGCCCTGCGGCAAGGCGCATCGCAGGACGGCAGCCTGCTGGCCCGGCGCGGCGCCCTGCGCGAGCGCCTGGGCAAGGTCGCCGGCGCGCGCCAGGATTACGCCGACGCGCTGGTGCAAGGCGGCCTGCCGCTGGAGACCGAGATCGACCTGCTGGCGCGCACCGGTCGCCAGGGCGAGGCGCGCGAGAAATTCATCGCCGGGCGCGACGCCGGCGCGCTCGACGAGCTGGACGACCTGCAGATGGCCTATCTCGCCGCGCGCGCCGGCGAGAACGGCGTGGCGCAACAATCCTTCATCCGCGCCGATGCCGCCGGCCAGCTGCCCGACAGCGCGCTGGAAGACGCCGGCTACACGGCGCTCCACAACCGCGACGATCGCGGCGCGCTCGACTGGTTCGCCCGCAGCGTCGACGCCGCCGACGAGGGCCGCATCGACAAGGGCGCGCAGCAGCGTTTCGACACCCGCCGCGCGATTTCCACCATCGACCGCGAGTTCGGCCTCACCGCTTCGCTCTCGCGCAGCGGCGGCGGCCCCAGCGCCGGCAACGGCGGCCGCCCCGGCGCCTCCAGCCGCGACAGCACCTGGCAGGCCGGCGCCGAGGCGTACTGGCGCCCGTTCGGCTACATGGACGGCCGCACCGTGGAAGTCTTCGGCCGCGTGTTCCAGACGCTGGACGACAAGTCCGGCGGCCCCACCGGCGCGCCCACCGCGCAGGCCACCGTGGGCGCGCGCTGGAAGCCCTTCGCCAGCCAGAACATCGTGGTCTCGCTGGGGCGGCTGGTGCCGCTGGGTTCGCAATCCTCGGCCGACTGGCTGGCGCAGCTGGCGTACTCCGACGGCATCGGCACCGACCTGCGGGTCGACCGGCCGGCGTGGTGGACTGCGCAGTGGTACGCCGAAGCCGGGCGCTATTTCAGGAATCCGCAGACCTACGGCCTGGCGTCGGCGCAGGCCGGCCGCAGCTTCCGCCTCGATGAGCTCAGCCCGAACCTGGTGCTGTTCCCGCACCTCACCGTCAACGGCGACTACAACTCGCTCAACGGCAACAAGACCGCGTTCGGCGCCGGGCCCGGCGTGAACCTGCGCTACTGGTTCCGGGCCGACCGCACCCACGCGCCGCGCTCCTATCTCGACGTGTCGCTGCAGTACCGCGTGAAGATCGGCGGCGACGACCGCGCCAAGGGATTCTTCTTCACCACGACGCTGTCCTATTGA
- a CDS encoding winged helix-turn-helix transcriptional regulator, which produces MKDNVSGCPVEEAMRLLGGRWRLLLVWFLLDGPKRFNELRRHLPTISQRMLTLDLRALEQSGMISRTVYPEVPPRVEYALTEDGRRLRPLVDAFQDFGMWLKQRATAQDA; this is translated from the coding sequence GTGAAAGACAACGTGTCGGGTTGCCCCGTGGAAGAAGCCATGCGCCTGCTGGGCGGGCGCTGGCGCCTCTTGCTGGTGTGGTTCCTGCTGGACGGGCCCAAGCGCTTCAACGAACTGCGCCGCCATCTGCCCACCATCTCGCAGCGCATGCTGACGCTGGACCTGCGCGCGCTCGAACAAAGCGGAATGATCAGCCGCACGGTCTACCCCGAAGTGCCGCCGCGCGTGGAATACGCGCTGACCGAAGACGGCCGCCGCCTGCGGCCGCTGGTCGATGCCTTCCAGGATTTCGGGATGTGGCTCAAGCAGCGCGCTACCGCCCAGGACGCCTGA
- the gstA gene encoding glutathione transferase GstA, whose translation MTSSLTLYYAPHTCSLSPHIVLRELGLPFTLVKVDNKSKRTEHGADFLAINPKGYVAALQLADGRVLTEGPAILQCLADLRPEAGLAPPAGSWERLRLQEMLSFITSELHGGIAQLFNAAFDESVKAVFRERLFKRIAYVEQVLQAQPWLLGEAFGVADAYLFTVLGWLRFFDIGLRQWPAVARHTDAVAQRPSVQAALAAEAQ comes from the coding sequence ATGACTTCTTCCCTCACGCTGTACTACGCCCCGCATACCTGTTCGCTGTCGCCGCACATCGTGCTGCGCGAGCTCGGCCTGCCCTTCACGCTGGTGAAGGTCGACAACAAGAGCAAGCGCACCGAGCACGGCGCGGATTTCCTCGCGATCAATCCCAAGGGCTATGTCGCCGCGCTGCAGCTGGCCGACGGCCGCGTGCTGACCGAGGGGCCGGCGATCCTGCAATGCCTGGCCGATCTGCGGCCCGAAGCAGGGCTGGCGCCACCGGCCGGCAGCTGGGAGCGGCTGCGCCTGCAGGAGATGCTGAGCTTCATCACCAGCGAGCTGCATGGCGGCATCGCCCAGCTGTTCAACGCGGCCTTCGATGAGAGCGTGAAGGCGGTGTTCCGCGAGCGCCTGTTCAAGCGCATCGCCTATGTGGAGCAGGTATTGCAGGCGCAGCCCTGGCTGCTGGGCGAGGCCTTCGGCGTGGCCGATGCCTACCTGTTCACGGTGCTGGGCTGGCTGCGCTTCTTCGATATCGGGCTGCGGCAATGGCCGGCCGTGGCGCGGCATACGGATGCGGTGGCGCAGCGCCCATCGGTACAGGCCGCGCTGGCGGCGGAAGCGCAATAA
- a CDS encoding ATP-binding protein: MSLEGQLLDKKSLRAVSGKSANWEELAKDCVAFSNASGGHLFIGVEDDQELPPADQCIPADLPDRVRRRLAEITVNVGALPNIIVAPNGGEYLDLIIARSTGVASTIDGRYFLRVGDQSKPVTGDDVMRLVTERSALPWETQTSLHVPREELDAEKFRRLADGLRASDRVKASVKEKADAELQDHYLLAQGGFLTNLGILCIGKQQHRAQLSTAPIIQFIKFDEHNAKVNKLVWDDHALSPLELIEAIWREVPDFRESYELPDGLYRQNVPAFDEVVVRELLVNALVHRPYTQRGDIFLNLHPDRLEVVNPGPLPLGVTPQNVLHMTVRRNDHLARLFHDLKLMEREGSGFGKMYEVLLSQGRPVPDLTETHERVCVAVGRRIIQPQVIDFIAKADQAYQLTQRERIVLGLLAQHEALSGREMCRALELPTIDAVQLWIKRPLEWQLIRSAGRTQATRYFVDPELLRNLDFPSGTTLKRIEPHRLLALIVEDVARYPNTKIGDIHQRIGAEIPRSRVRRALDQLVENGNLAREGIRNGTRYRVT, from the coding sequence ATGAGCCTGGAGGGGCAACTGCTCGACAAGAAGTCCCTGCGCGCCGTTTCAGGAAAGAGTGCGAACTGGGAAGAATTGGCAAAGGATTGCGTGGCGTTTTCCAATGCTTCCGGCGGCCACCTTTTTATCGGCGTGGAAGACGACCAGGAACTCCCACCGGCCGACCAGTGCATACCCGCCGATCTACCGGACAGGGTTCGCCGCCGGCTCGCCGAAATCACGGTAAACGTGGGCGCACTGCCCAACATCATCGTCGCGCCCAACGGCGGCGAATATCTCGATCTGATCATTGCGCGTTCCACCGGTGTGGCGTCGACGATCGACGGTCGCTACTTCCTGCGCGTGGGCGATCAGAGCAAGCCCGTGACGGGCGACGACGTCATGCGCCTGGTCACCGAGCGCAGTGCCTTGCCGTGGGAAACCCAAACCTCGCTGCACGTACCTCGCGAGGAGCTTGATGCGGAGAAGTTCCGACGACTGGCCGACGGCTTGCGTGCCTCGGACCGGGTGAAGGCTTCGGTCAAAGAGAAAGCCGACGCGGAGCTCCAGGACCACTACCTGCTTGCACAAGGAGGATTCCTGACCAACCTGGGCATCCTGTGTATCGGCAAACAGCAACACCGCGCGCAACTGTCCACTGCGCCCATCATCCAATTCATCAAATTCGACGAGCACAATGCCAAGGTCAACAAGCTGGTCTGGGACGATCATGCGTTGAGTCCGCTGGAACTGATCGAGGCAATCTGGCGTGAAGTGCCCGACTTCCGTGAAAGCTATGAACTGCCTGATGGTCTGTATCGCCAGAACGTGCCTGCATTCGACGAGGTGGTAGTACGCGAACTTCTGGTCAATGCGCTCGTGCATCGCCCCTATACGCAACGCGGAGACATCTTTCTGAACCTGCATCCGGACAGGCTTGAAGTCGTCAACCCCGGGCCGCTTCCGTTAGGCGTCACGCCGCAAAACGTGTTGCATATGACCGTACGGCGCAACGATCACCTTGCACGACTTTTCCATGATCTTAAATTGATGGAAAGAGAGGGCAGCGGCTTCGGCAAGATGTACGAAGTCCTGCTGTCGCAAGGACGCCCGGTCCCGGATCTGACGGAGACGCACGAACGCGTATGCGTCGCCGTGGGTAGGCGAATCATCCAACCCCAGGTCATCGATTTCATCGCCAAAGCCGATCAGGCCTATCAACTTACGCAACGTGAGCGGATCGTACTCGGCCTGCTGGCCCAGCATGAGGCTTTGAGCGGCCGCGAGATGTGCCGGGCACTGGAATTACCTACCATCGACGCGGTTCAACTCTGGATCAAACGGCCACTCGAGTGGCAACTGATCCGCAGCGCCGGACGGACGCAAGCCACACGCTACTTCGTTGATCCCGAGTTATTGCGTAATCTGGACTTCCCGTCGGGGACCACTCTCAAACGCATAGAACCCCACAGGCTATTGGCATTGATTGTGGAAGATGTCGCACGATATCCAAATACCAAGATCGGCGACATTCACCAACGAATCGGTGCGGAAATCCCTCGCTCGCGCGTGCGCAGAGCGCTGGATCAATTGGTCGAAAACGGCAACCTGGCGCGAGAAGGCATACGAAATGGAACCCGGTATCGCGTCACCTGA
- a CDS encoding TonB-dependent receptor encodes MGQARASRRRRRAGSALLAFACAARMALSAGALAALPVAAVADSQPAVRAYEIPAGSLEDVLARFGHEAGILLSFRPELTAGLRSEGLHGQYDVDDGLAALLAGAGILAARQANGSYMLMRTATAAAHPAAPLPPVTVVSRAEQDSAPYAGGQVARGGTLGVLGTDSVMDVPFSTMNYTARLLADQQARTLADVVMNEASVRMLTSTGGFGETYQIRGYNLSSGDVGVNGLFGLASGSRMPAMIAERVEVLKGPGTLMNGISPGGSIGGSINIVTKRAGDEPLTRLSTTWQSGNQPGMQADIGRRFGPDNAWGVRINAAYRDGEGSIKGGHQDVGAGTLALDYRAARLRWSLDAYTQRENSRNFRPQVGFLTDVASIPQAPAADVNFFPDNRLRLNDDAVLTRLDYDISDTLSAYAALGYRHGATWQNLPTGSVDSNGAGTALNGYYDTYSKTVTADAGLRMQLDAGGVQHTIALGLTRLQQEAGNAYIEAPATNAYSIYAQSPLTPITAERTAPRKSYDMILDSLTLTDSMSLLEGRLRLFAGARRQAVRYDSYDTIAGGLLSAYNAAAVSPLWGVVVKPDERLSLYANYTAGLTRGTVVPTGMINVGQILPPYRSRQIEAGVKVDWGRLATNVSVFEIANPSEVITNLPTTPTTSLFSYDGDQRNRGLELSAYGEALPGLRLLASGTFYDARLKRTADGANDGRNAPGIPKRTFNLAADWDAPWLRGLAFNARMVYTSPVWFNAANTLSLPAWTRWDIGARYQARLAGRATVLRLNVENLFNRNYWLLDNPYATVAAPRTVLLSAQVDF; translated from the coding sequence ATGGGGCAGGCCAGGGCTTCCAGGCGCCGCAGGCGCGCCGGTTCGGCGCTGCTTGCGTTCGCCTGTGCGGCGCGCATGGCGCTGAGCGCCGGCGCGCTGGCGGCGCTCCCGGTCGCAGCCGTCGCCGACAGCCAGCCGGCCGTGCGCGCCTACGAGATCCCGGCCGGATCGCTGGAAGATGTGCTGGCCCGTTTCGGCCATGAGGCGGGCATCCTGCTGTCCTTCCGTCCCGAGCTCACCGCCGGCCTGCGCAGCGAAGGGCTGCACGGCCAGTACGACGTGGACGACGGCCTGGCCGCGCTGCTGGCCGGCGCCGGCATCCTGGCCGCGCGCCAGGCCAACGGCAGCTACATGCTGATGCGCACGGCAACGGCAGCGGCCCATCCCGCCGCGCCGCTGCCGCCGGTCACCGTGGTCTCGCGCGCCGAGCAGGACAGCGCTCCCTACGCCGGCGGCCAGGTGGCCCGCGGCGGCACGCTCGGCGTGCTGGGCACCGACAGCGTGATGGACGTGCCCTTCTCCACCATGAACTACACCGCCCGGTTGCTGGCCGACCAGCAGGCGCGCACGCTGGCCGACGTCGTCATGAATGAAGCCTCGGTGCGCATGCTGACCTCCACCGGCGGCTTCGGCGAGACCTACCAGATCCGCGGCTACAACCTCAGCAGCGGCGACGTCGGCGTCAACGGCCTGTTCGGCCTGGCATCCGGCAGCCGCATGCCGGCCATGATCGCCGAGCGGGTGGAAGTGCTCAAGGGACCGGGCACGCTGATGAACGGCATCAGCCCCGGCGGCAGCATCGGCGGCAGCATCAACATCGTCACCAAGCGCGCCGGCGACGAGCCGCTGACGCGCCTGTCCACCACCTGGCAGAGCGGCAACCAGCCCGGCATGCAGGCCGACATCGGCCGCCGCTTCGGCCCGGACAATGCCTGGGGCGTGCGGATCAACGCCGCCTACCGCGACGGCGAGGGCAGCATCAAGGGCGGCCACCAGGACGTGGGCGCGGGCACGCTGGCGCTGGACTACCGCGCCGCGCGCCTGCGCTGGTCGCTGGACGCCTACACGCAACGCGAGAACAGCCGCAACTTCCGGCCCCAGGTCGGCTTCCTGACGGACGTGGCGTCAATCCCGCAGGCGCCGGCAGCCGACGTCAACTTCTTCCCCGACAATCGCCTGCGCCTCAACGACGACGCCGTCCTCACGCGCCTCGACTACGACATCTCCGACACGCTCTCGGCATACGCCGCGCTCGGCTACCGCCACGGCGCCACCTGGCAGAACCTGCCCACCGGCTCGGTCGACAGCAACGGCGCGGGCACCGCCCTGAACGGCTACTACGACACCTACAGCAAGACCGTCACCGCCGACGCCGGCCTGCGCATGCAACTCGACGCCGGCGGCGTGCAGCACACCATCGCGCTGGGCCTGACGCGGCTGCAGCAGGAGGCCGGCAACGCCTACATCGAGGCGCCGGCCACCAATGCCTACAGCATCTATGCGCAAAGCCCGCTGACGCCGATCACCGCCGAACGCACCGCGCCCAGGAAGTCCTACGACATGATCCTCGACAGCCTCACGCTGACCGATTCCATGTCGCTGCTGGAAGGCCGCCTGCGCCTGTTCGCCGGCGCGCGCCGGCAAGCGGTGCGCTACGACAGCTACGACACCATCGCCGGCGGCCTGCTCTCGGCCTATAACGCGGCCGCGGTCTCGCCGCTGTGGGGCGTGGTGGTCAAGCCGGACGAACGGCTCTCCCTGTACGCCAACTACACCGCCGGCCTCACGCGCGGCACCGTGGTGCCGACCGGCATGATCAACGTCGGCCAGATCCTGCCGCCTTACCGCTCGCGCCAGATCGAGGCAGGCGTGAAAGTCGACTGGGGAAGGCTCGCCACCAACGTCTCGGTGTTCGAGATCGCCAATCCCAGCGAGGTGATCACCAACCTGCCCACCACGCCGACCACCAGCCTGTTCAGCTACGACGGCGACCAGCGCAACCGCGGCCTGGAATTGTCGGCCTACGGCGAAGCCCTGCCGGGCCTGCGCCTGCTGGCCAGCGGCACCTTCTACGACGCCCGCCTCAAGCGCACCGCCGACGGCGCCAACGACGGCCGCAACGCGCCCGGCATCCCCAAGCGCACCTTCAACCTGGCCGCCGACTGGGACGCGCCCTGGCTGCGCGGCCTGGCCTTCAACGCGCGCATGGTGTACACCTCGCCGGTCTGGTTCAACGCCGCCAACACCCTGAGCCTGCCGGCCTGGACGCGCTGGGACATCGGCGCGCGCTACCAGGCCAGGCTAGCCGGCCGCGCCACGGTGCTGCGCCTGAACGTCGAGAACCTCTTCAACCGCAACTACTGGCTGCTGGACAATCCCTACGCCACCGTAGCGGCGCCGCGCACCGTGCTGCTGTCGGCGCAGGTGGATTTCTGA
- a CDS encoding FecR domain-containing protein, translated as MSQPPSAASAASSWYQHTAEASSVPPQVAERALEWLVELQAQPVPAATVAAWQCWRAAHADHERAWQRIESVRGRLQPLASPVSAAIAQAALAPRGSARRRQIVKTLAVTLFAGGAAWGAAELAPWREWNADYRTAIGERRTLTLADGTQLMMNTASAADVAYGAGERRIRLLAGEILATTAKDGAARPFLVETAHGAAHALGTRYTVRLLGERTEVSVYQGAVRLAPRQGPARVLQAGERGSFSATGADAASPADAAAIGWTDGFIIARGMRLDDFLAELGRYSRDALSCDPAVAGLRVSGSFPVADTGRVMETVAGTLSLQAEVRERFWGARHVRLAPRG; from the coding sequence ATGAGCCAGCCGCCATCCGCCGCATCCGCCGCCTCGTCCTGGTACCAGCACACTGCGGAAGCCTCCAGCGTACCGCCGCAGGTGGCCGAGCGCGCTCTCGAATGGCTGGTCGAACTGCAGGCGCAGCCGGTGCCGGCGGCAACCGTGGCCGCCTGGCAATGCTGGCGCGCCGCGCATGCCGACCATGAACGCGCCTGGCAGCGCATCGAGTCCGTGCGCGGGCGGCTGCAGCCGCTGGCCTCGCCGGTCAGCGCCGCCATCGCCCAGGCCGCGCTGGCGCCGCGCGGCTCGGCGCGCCGCCGCCAGATCGTCAAGACGCTGGCCGTGACCCTGTTCGCCGGCGGCGCCGCGTGGGGCGCCGCCGAACTCGCGCCCTGGCGCGAATGGAACGCCGACTACCGCACCGCCATCGGCGAGCGCCGCACGCTGACGCTGGCCGACGGCACCCAGTTGATGATGAACACCGCCAGCGCCGCCGACGTGGCCTACGGCGCCGGCGAGCGCCGCATCCGCCTCCTGGCCGGCGAGATCCTCGCCACCACCGCCAAGGACGGCGCGGCCCGTCCTTTCCTGGTCGAGACCGCGCACGGCGCCGCGCATGCGCTGGGCACCCGCTACACGGTGCGGCTGCTGGGCGAGCGCACCGAGGTCAGCGTGTACCAGGGCGCGGTGCGCCTGGCGCCGCGCCAAGGCCCCGCCCGGGTGCTGCAGGCCGGCGAACGCGGCAGCTTCTCCGCCACCGGCGCCGACGCGGCCAGCCCGGCCGATGCCGCCGCCATCGGCTGGACCGACGGCTTCATCATCGCGCGCGGCATGCGCCTGGACGACTTCCTGGCCGAGCTGGGCCGCTACAGCCGCGACGCCCTGTCCTGCGATCCGGCCGTGGCCGGGCTGCGGGTGTCGGGCTCGTTCCCGGTGGCCGACACCGGCCGGGTGATGGAAACCGTGGCCGGCACGCTGTCGCTGCAGGCCGAGGTCCGCGAACGTTTCTGGGGCGCCCGCCACGTGCGCCTGGCGCCGCGCGGCTAA